One Oncorhynchus kisutch isolate 150728-3 linkage group LG13, Okis_V2, whole genome shotgun sequence DNA window includes the following coding sequences:
- the osbpl1a gene encoding oxysterol-binding protein-related protein 1 isoform X3, translated as MEDLDPEDQFLRHARNGNLAGIQKLLMSKIKEEANLNINCKGKSKSNLGWTPLHLACYFGHRAVVEELLKAGADVNLPNNVGDTPLHKAAFTGRKEVVMLLLSYDACATVINGTAQIPKDVTQNGDIKNMLGAAERTEERKLEEELLDAAREGDLSTLSQLLNRKKPPDMNCCDLLGNTPLHCAAYRGQKLCALKLLKKGASPNIKNKNDQTVFDLANNTEIKQILESNIHKGMTHHVQMFEGALWKSSRFLGWRSYWVVLQDGVLSWYSKQLDAAANVRRQGCKPLTHAHCLIKARDNCFFTLKCFDDSVHHFKVSPKNDPEATRKRWMDAMEEHSAYSTHYCSQDQGSEEDEEEVLSVGELTESLQSAEACHQKLEKEVGAFLSLVKEDGLAEKLPPVMLQKMKEVCELSSETYSNLNHCLSLFSRQDGVRSLKLEQEVEKNKILSEALQTLATEHHELEQSVVTGSSPQGALSEDDFHDAVSDSESEHSLSGFETVASHSFDEEGSVLFSSERSSPTNMSREDHHQDESQPNGIVRYRTSLPAPMFSRNDLSIWSILRKCIGMELSKITMPVIFNEPLSFLQRLTEYMEHTYLIHQANASSDSIERMKCVAAFAVSAVASQWERTGKPFNPLLGETYELVREDLGFRLISEQVSHHPPVSAFHAEGLKKDFVFHGSIYPKLKFWGKSVEAEPKGIITLELPRYNEAYTWTNPTCCVHNIIVGQLWIEQYGNLEVLNHKTGERCCLNFKPCGLFGKELHKVEGYILDKSKKKVCSLYGKWTECMYIVDSAALEAHKRSGKRAEEKKSCKQGSGEEVEEIPLPEADTVEVIPGSQLLWRIAPRPENSIEMYSFTSFAMQLNELDKDMEGLIPKTDCRLRPDIRAMENGDIDLASEEKKRLEEKQRAARKTRSKSDDEWKTKNPALGPRWFHQGQNPHNGYQDWLFSTGYWDRNYSLLPDIY; from the exons ATGGAGGATCTGGATCCGGAAGACCAGTTTCTGCGTCATGCCAGAAATGGGAATCTTGCAGGCATCCAGAAGCTTCTCATGTCCAAGATTAAAGAAGAGGCcaacctcaacatcaactgcaaAG GTAAGAGTAAGTCTAACCTGGGATGGACGCCTCTCCACCTGGCCTGTTACTTTGGACACAGAGCAGTGGTGGAGGAATTACTCAAG GCTGGAGCAGATGTTAATTTGCCCAATAATGTAGGAGACACACCACTGCACAAAGCTGCCTTCACCGGAAGAAAG GAGGTTGTCATGCTGCTGCTAAGCTATGATGCATGTGCCACTGTCATCAATGGAACAGCACAGATTCCTAAAGATGTCACTCAGAATGGGGATATCAAAAACATGCTGGGAG CGgcggagaggacagaggagcgaAAACTAGAAGAAGAGCTTTTAGACGCAGCGAGAGAGGGAGACCTTTCGACCCTGTCACAGCTG CTTAACAGGAAAAAGCCTCCAGACATGAACTGCTGTGATCTCTTGGGTAACACCCCACTGCACTGCGCTGCCTACCGTGGTCAGAAGCTATGCGCCCTGAAACTGCTAAAGAAGGGTGCTAGCCCCAACATCAAGAACAAAAATG ATCAGACTGTGTTTGACCTTGCAAACAACACAGAGATAAAGCAGATTCTGGAAAGCAATATTCATAAA GGTATGACTCACCATGTCCAGATGTTTGAAGGAGCCCTTTGGAAG AGTTCCCGGTTTTTAGGCTGGCGTTCCTACTGGGTGGTCCTCCAAGATGGGGTTCTGTCCTGGTACTCTAAACA GTTGGATGCAGCTGCCAATGTCCGAAGACAAGGCTGTAAGCCCCTGACCCATGCCCATTGTTTG ATAAAAGCTAGAGATAACTGCTTTTTCACGCTCAAGTGCTTTGATGACAGTGTGCATCATTTCAAGGTGTCCCCCAAGAATGACCCTGAGGCAACAAGAAAA AGGTGGATGGATGCTATGGAGGAACACTCtgcctacagtacacactactgCTCTCAGGATCAGGGCAgcgaggaggatgaggaagaagtCTTGAGTGTGGGAGAGCTGACGGAATCATTACAG TCAGCTGAAGCTTGTCACCAGAAGCTGGAGAAGGAGGTTGGAGCATTCCTCTCCTTGGTGAAAGAAGATGGACTTGCTGAGA AGCTGCCGCCCGTGATGCTGCAGAAGATGAAGGAAGTGTGTGAGCTGTCCAGTGAGACCTACTCTAATCTCAACCACTGCCTTAGCCTCTTCTCCAGACAGGATGGG gtGCGCAGTCTGAAATTGGAGCAGGAGGTGGAGAAGAATAAGATCCTGTCTGAAGCGTTACAGACTCTGGCTACAGAGCACCACGAACTTGAGCAGTCCGTTGTCACAGGCTCTTCTCCACAGGGCGCGCTCAGTGAGGATGACTTCCACGACGCTGTGTCTG ACTCTGAATCGGAGCACTCTCTGAGCGGCTTTGAGACGGTGGCCAGCCATTCATTCGACGAGGAAGGCTCTGTCCTGTTCAGCAGCGAGCGCAGCAGCCCCACCAACATGTCTCGAGAGGATCACCATCAGGATGAGTCCCAACCCAATGGGATCGTGAGGTACAG AACAAGTTTACCAGCACCCATGTTCTCCAGAAATGACTTAAGCATCTGGAGTATCCTGAGGAAATGCATTGGCATG gagCTGTCTAAGATTACCATGCCAGTGATTTTTAATGAGCCCCTGAGCTTCCTGCAGCGTCTGACAGAGTACATGGAGCACACGTACCTCATCCACCAGGCCAACGCCTCCTCTGACTCCATAGAGAGGATGAAG TGTGTGGCAGCGTTTGCTGTTTCTGCTGTGGCTTCCCAGTGGGAGAGAACTGGAAAACCTTTCAACCCGCTACTGGGAGAGACCTACGAACTGGTCAG AGAAGACCTGGGGTTCAGGTTGATCTCAGAGCAGGTGAGCCACCACCCACCAGTCAGTGCGTTCCACGCCGAAGGCCTGAAGAAAGACTTTGTGTTCCACGGCTCCATCTACCCCAAACTCAAGTTCTGGGGCAAGAGCGTGGAGGCTGAACCCAAAGGCATCATCACACTGGAGCTGCCCAG GTATAATGAGGCCTACACATGGACAAACCCTACATGTTGCGTCCACAACATCATTGTGGGGCAGCTGTGGATTGAGCAGTATGGCAACTTGGAGGTTCTCAACCACAA AACTGGAGAAAGATGCTGTCTGAATTTCAAACCCTGTGGCCTTTTTGGCAAGGAATTGCACAAAGTTGAAGGCTACATTCTGGACAAAAG CAAAAAGAAGGTCTGTTCTCTCTATGGAAAGTGGACAGAGTGTATGTACATAGTGGATTCTGCTGCATTGGAGGCACATAAGAGAAGTGGGAAGAGGGCAGAGGAAAAGAAAAGCTGTAAACAG GGCTctggtgaggaggtggaggagattcCCCTACCAGAGGCTGACACCGTAGAGGTGATCCCAGGCAGCCAGCTCCTGTGGAGGATAGCCCCAAGACCAGAAAACTCTATAGAG ATGTACAGCTTCACGTCGTTTGCCATGCAACTGAATGAGCTGGATAAGGATATGGAGGGGCTCATCCCAAAGACAGACTGCAGGCTGAGGCCAGACATACGAGCCATGGAGAACGGAGATATTG ATCTTGCAAGTGAGGAGAAGAAGAGGctagaagagaaacagagagctgcACGCAAAACCCGTTCCAAATCTGATGACGAGTGGAAAACAAA AAACCCTGCCCTTGGCCCCAG GTGGTTTCATCAGGGTCAGAATCCCCACAACGGCTACCAGGACTGGTTGTTCTCCACTGGCTACTGGGACCGCAACTATTCTCTATTACCTGATATTTATTAA
- the osbpl1a gene encoding oxysterol-binding protein-related protein 1 isoform X4 has product MEDLDPEDQFLRHARNGNLAGIQKLLMSKIKEEANLNINCKGKSKSNLGWTPLHLACYFGHRAVVEELLKAGADVNLPNNVGDTPLHKAAFTGRKEVVMLLLSYDACATVINGTAQIPKDVTQNGDIKNMLGAAERTEERKLEEELLDAAREGDLSTLSQLLNRKKPPDMNCCDLLGNTPLHCAAYRGQKLCALKLLKKGASPNIKNKNDQTVFDLANNTEIKQILESNIHKGMTHHVQMFEGALWKSSRFLGWRSYWVVLQDGVLSWYSKQLDAAANVRRQGCKPLTHAHCLIKARDNCFFTLKCFDDSVHHFKVSPKNDPEATRKRWMDAMEEHSAYSTHYCSQDQGSEEDEEEVLSVGELTESLQSAEACHQKLEKEVGAFLSLVKEDGLAEKLPPVMLQKMKEVCELSSETYSNLNHCLSLFSRQDGVRSLKLEQEVEKNKILSEALQTLATEHHELEQSVVTGSSPQGALSEDDFHDAVSDSESEHSLSGFETVASHSFDEEGSVLFSSERSSPTNMSREDHHQDESQPNGIVRYRTSLPAPMFSRNDLSIWSILRKCIGMELSKITMPVIFNEPLSFLQRLTEYMEHTYLIHQANASSDSIERMKCVAAFAVSAVASQWERTGKPFNPLLGETYELVREDLGFRLISEQVSHHPPVSAFHAEGLKKDFVFHGSIYPKLKFWGKSVEAEPKGIITLELPRYNEAYTWTNPTCCVHNIIVGQLWIEQYGNLEVLNHKTGERCCLNFKPCGLFGKELHKVEGYILDKSKKKVCSLYGKWTECMYIVDSAALEAHKRSGKRAEEKKSCKQGSGEEVEEIPLPEADTVEVIPGSQLLWRIAPRPENSIEMYSFTSFAMQLNELDKDMEGLIPKTDCRLRPDIRAMENGDIDLASEEKKRLEEKQRAARKTRSKSDDEWKTKWFHQGQNPHNGYQDWLFSTGYWDRNYSLLPDIY; this is encoded by the exons ATGGAGGATCTGGATCCGGAAGACCAGTTTCTGCGTCATGCCAGAAATGGGAATCTTGCAGGCATCCAGAAGCTTCTCATGTCCAAGATTAAAGAAGAGGCcaacctcaacatcaactgcaaAG GTAAGAGTAAGTCTAACCTGGGATGGACGCCTCTCCACCTGGCCTGTTACTTTGGACACAGAGCAGTGGTGGAGGAATTACTCAAG GCTGGAGCAGATGTTAATTTGCCCAATAATGTAGGAGACACACCACTGCACAAAGCTGCCTTCACCGGAAGAAAG GAGGTTGTCATGCTGCTGCTAAGCTATGATGCATGTGCCACTGTCATCAATGGAACAGCACAGATTCCTAAAGATGTCACTCAGAATGGGGATATCAAAAACATGCTGGGAG CGgcggagaggacagaggagcgaAAACTAGAAGAAGAGCTTTTAGACGCAGCGAGAGAGGGAGACCTTTCGACCCTGTCACAGCTG CTTAACAGGAAAAAGCCTCCAGACATGAACTGCTGTGATCTCTTGGGTAACACCCCACTGCACTGCGCTGCCTACCGTGGTCAGAAGCTATGCGCCCTGAAACTGCTAAAGAAGGGTGCTAGCCCCAACATCAAGAACAAAAATG ATCAGACTGTGTTTGACCTTGCAAACAACACAGAGATAAAGCAGATTCTGGAAAGCAATATTCATAAA GGTATGACTCACCATGTCCAGATGTTTGAAGGAGCCCTTTGGAAG AGTTCCCGGTTTTTAGGCTGGCGTTCCTACTGGGTGGTCCTCCAAGATGGGGTTCTGTCCTGGTACTCTAAACA GTTGGATGCAGCTGCCAATGTCCGAAGACAAGGCTGTAAGCCCCTGACCCATGCCCATTGTTTG ATAAAAGCTAGAGATAACTGCTTTTTCACGCTCAAGTGCTTTGATGACAGTGTGCATCATTTCAAGGTGTCCCCCAAGAATGACCCTGAGGCAACAAGAAAA AGGTGGATGGATGCTATGGAGGAACACTCtgcctacagtacacactactgCTCTCAGGATCAGGGCAgcgaggaggatgaggaagaagtCTTGAGTGTGGGAGAGCTGACGGAATCATTACAG TCAGCTGAAGCTTGTCACCAGAAGCTGGAGAAGGAGGTTGGAGCATTCCTCTCCTTGGTGAAAGAAGATGGACTTGCTGAGA AGCTGCCGCCCGTGATGCTGCAGAAGATGAAGGAAGTGTGTGAGCTGTCCAGTGAGACCTACTCTAATCTCAACCACTGCCTTAGCCTCTTCTCCAGACAGGATGGG gtGCGCAGTCTGAAATTGGAGCAGGAGGTGGAGAAGAATAAGATCCTGTCTGAAGCGTTACAGACTCTGGCTACAGAGCACCACGAACTTGAGCAGTCCGTTGTCACAGGCTCTTCTCCACAGGGCGCGCTCAGTGAGGATGACTTCCACGACGCTGTGTCTG ACTCTGAATCGGAGCACTCTCTGAGCGGCTTTGAGACGGTGGCCAGCCATTCATTCGACGAGGAAGGCTCTGTCCTGTTCAGCAGCGAGCGCAGCAGCCCCACCAACATGTCTCGAGAGGATCACCATCAGGATGAGTCCCAACCCAATGGGATCGTGAGGTACAG AACAAGTTTACCAGCACCCATGTTCTCCAGAAATGACTTAAGCATCTGGAGTATCCTGAGGAAATGCATTGGCATG gagCTGTCTAAGATTACCATGCCAGTGATTTTTAATGAGCCCCTGAGCTTCCTGCAGCGTCTGACAGAGTACATGGAGCACACGTACCTCATCCACCAGGCCAACGCCTCCTCTGACTCCATAGAGAGGATGAAG TGTGTGGCAGCGTTTGCTGTTTCTGCTGTGGCTTCCCAGTGGGAGAGAACTGGAAAACCTTTCAACCCGCTACTGGGAGAGACCTACGAACTGGTCAG AGAAGACCTGGGGTTCAGGTTGATCTCAGAGCAGGTGAGCCACCACCCACCAGTCAGTGCGTTCCACGCCGAAGGCCTGAAGAAAGACTTTGTGTTCCACGGCTCCATCTACCCCAAACTCAAGTTCTGGGGCAAGAGCGTGGAGGCTGAACCCAAAGGCATCATCACACTGGAGCTGCCCAG GTATAATGAGGCCTACACATGGACAAACCCTACATGTTGCGTCCACAACATCATTGTGGGGCAGCTGTGGATTGAGCAGTATGGCAACTTGGAGGTTCTCAACCACAA AACTGGAGAAAGATGCTGTCTGAATTTCAAACCCTGTGGCCTTTTTGGCAAGGAATTGCACAAAGTTGAAGGCTACATTCTGGACAAAAG CAAAAAGAAGGTCTGTTCTCTCTATGGAAAGTGGACAGAGTGTATGTACATAGTGGATTCTGCTGCATTGGAGGCACATAAGAGAAGTGGGAAGAGGGCAGAGGAAAAGAAAAGCTGTAAACAG GGCTctggtgaggaggtggaggagattcCCCTACCAGAGGCTGACACCGTAGAGGTGATCCCAGGCAGCCAGCTCCTGTGGAGGATAGCCCCAAGACCAGAAAACTCTATAGAG ATGTACAGCTTCACGTCGTTTGCCATGCAACTGAATGAGCTGGATAAGGATATGGAGGGGCTCATCCCAAAGACAGACTGCAGGCTGAGGCCAGACATACGAGCCATGGAGAACGGAGATATTG ATCTTGCAAGTGAGGAGAAGAAGAGGctagaagagaaacagagagctgcACGCAAAACCCGTTCCAAATCTGATGACGAGTGGAAAACAAA GTGGTTTCATCAGGGTCAGAATCCCCACAACGGCTACCAGGACTGGTTGTTCTCCACTGGCTACTGGGACCGCAACTATTCTCTATTACCTGATATTTATTAA
- the osbpl1a gene encoding oxysterol-binding protein-related protein 1 isoform X5, with amino-acid sequence MEDLDPEDQFLRHARNGNLAGIQKLLMSKIKEEANLNINCKGKSKSNLGWTPLHLACYFGHRAVVEELLKAGADVNLPNNVGDTPLHKAAFTGRKEVVMLLLSYDACATVINGTAQIPKDVTQNGDIKNMLGAAERTEERKLEEELLDAAREGDLSTLSQLLNRKKPPDMNCCDLLGNTPLHCAAYRGQKLCALKLLKKGASPNIKNKNDQTVFDLANNTEIKQILESNIHKGMTHHVQMFEGALWKSSRFLGWRSYWVVLQDGVLSWYSKQLDAAANVRRQGCKPLTHAHCLIKARDNCFFTLKCFDDSVHHFKVSPKNDPEATRKRWMDAMEEHSAYSTHYCSQDQGSEEDEEEVLSVGELTESLQSAEACHQKLEKEVGAFLSLVKEDGLAEKLPPVMLQKMKEVCELSSETYSNLNHCLSLFSRQDGVRSLKLEQEVEKNKILSEALQTLATEHHELEQSVVTGSSPQGALSEDDFHDAVSDSESEHSLSGFETVASHSFDEEGSVLFSSERSSPTNMSREDHHQDESQPNGIVRTSLPAPMFSRNDLSIWSILRKCIGMELSKITMPVIFNEPLSFLQRLTEYMEHTYLIHQANASSDSIERMKCVAAFAVSAVASQWERTGKPFNPLLGETYELVREDLGFRLISEQVSHHPPVSAFHAEGLKKDFVFHGSIYPKLKFWGKSVEAEPKGIITLELPRYNEAYTWTNPTCCVHNIIVGQLWIEQYGNLEVLNHKTGERCCLNFKPCGLFGKELHKVEGYILDKSKKKVCSLYGKWTECMYIVDSAALEAHKRSGKRAEEKKSCKQGSGEEVEEIPLPEADTVEVIPGSQLLWRIAPRPENSIEMYSFTSFAMQLNELDKDMEGLIPKTDCRLRPDIRAMENGDIDLASEEKKRLEEKQRAARKTRSKSDDEWKTKWFHQGQNPHNGYQDWLFSTGYWDRNYSLLPDIY; translated from the exons ATGGAGGATCTGGATCCGGAAGACCAGTTTCTGCGTCATGCCAGAAATGGGAATCTTGCAGGCATCCAGAAGCTTCTCATGTCCAAGATTAAAGAAGAGGCcaacctcaacatcaactgcaaAG GTAAGAGTAAGTCTAACCTGGGATGGACGCCTCTCCACCTGGCCTGTTACTTTGGACACAGAGCAGTGGTGGAGGAATTACTCAAG GCTGGAGCAGATGTTAATTTGCCCAATAATGTAGGAGACACACCACTGCACAAAGCTGCCTTCACCGGAAGAAAG GAGGTTGTCATGCTGCTGCTAAGCTATGATGCATGTGCCACTGTCATCAATGGAACAGCACAGATTCCTAAAGATGTCACTCAGAATGGGGATATCAAAAACATGCTGGGAG CGgcggagaggacagaggagcgaAAACTAGAAGAAGAGCTTTTAGACGCAGCGAGAGAGGGAGACCTTTCGACCCTGTCACAGCTG CTTAACAGGAAAAAGCCTCCAGACATGAACTGCTGTGATCTCTTGGGTAACACCCCACTGCACTGCGCTGCCTACCGTGGTCAGAAGCTATGCGCCCTGAAACTGCTAAAGAAGGGTGCTAGCCCCAACATCAAGAACAAAAATG ATCAGACTGTGTTTGACCTTGCAAACAACACAGAGATAAAGCAGATTCTGGAAAGCAATATTCATAAA GGTATGACTCACCATGTCCAGATGTTTGAAGGAGCCCTTTGGAAG AGTTCCCGGTTTTTAGGCTGGCGTTCCTACTGGGTGGTCCTCCAAGATGGGGTTCTGTCCTGGTACTCTAAACA GTTGGATGCAGCTGCCAATGTCCGAAGACAAGGCTGTAAGCCCCTGACCCATGCCCATTGTTTG ATAAAAGCTAGAGATAACTGCTTTTTCACGCTCAAGTGCTTTGATGACAGTGTGCATCATTTCAAGGTGTCCCCCAAGAATGACCCTGAGGCAACAAGAAAA AGGTGGATGGATGCTATGGAGGAACACTCtgcctacagtacacactactgCTCTCAGGATCAGGGCAgcgaggaggatgaggaagaagtCTTGAGTGTGGGAGAGCTGACGGAATCATTACAG TCAGCTGAAGCTTGTCACCAGAAGCTGGAGAAGGAGGTTGGAGCATTCCTCTCCTTGGTGAAAGAAGATGGACTTGCTGAGA AGCTGCCGCCCGTGATGCTGCAGAAGATGAAGGAAGTGTGTGAGCTGTCCAGTGAGACCTACTCTAATCTCAACCACTGCCTTAGCCTCTTCTCCAGACAGGATGGG gtGCGCAGTCTGAAATTGGAGCAGGAGGTGGAGAAGAATAAGATCCTGTCTGAAGCGTTACAGACTCTGGCTACAGAGCACCACGAACTTGAGCAGTCCGTTGTCACAGGCTCTTCTCCACAGGGCGCGCTCAGTGAGGATGACTTCCACGACGCTGTGTCTG ACTCTGAATCGGAGCACTCTCTGAGCGGCTTTGAGACGGTGGCCAGCCATTCATTCGACGAGGAAGGCTCTGTCCTGTTCAGCAGCGAGCGCAGCAGCCCCACCAACATGTCTCGAGAGGATCACCATCAGGATGAGTCCCAACCCAATGGGATCGTGAG AACAAGTTTACCAGCACCCATGTTCTCCAGAAATGACTTAAGCATCTGGAGTATCCTGAGGAAATGCATTGGCATG gagCTGTCTAAGATTACCATGCCAGTGATTTTTAATGAGCCCCTGAGCTTCCTGCAGCGTCTGACAGAGTACATGGAGCACACGTACCTCATCCACCAGGCCAACGCCTCCTCTGACTCCATAGAGAGGATGAAG TGTGTGGCAGCGTTTGCTGTTTCTGCTGTGGCTTCCCAGTGGGAGAGAACTGGAAAACCTTTCAACCCGCTACTGGGAGAGACCTACGAACTGGTCAG AGAAGACCTGGGGTTCAGGTTGATCTCAGAGCAGGTGAGCCACCACCCACCAGTCAGTGCGTTCCACGCCGAAGGCCTGAAGAAAGACTTTGTGTTCCACGGCTCCATCTACCCCAAACTCAAGTTCTGGGGCAAGAGCGTGGAGGCTGAACCCAAAGGCATCATCACACTGGAGCTGCCCAG GTATAATGAGGCCTACACATGGACAAACCCTACATGTTGCGTCCACAACATCATTGTGGGGCAGCTGTGGATTGAGCAGTATGGCAACTTGGAGGTTCTCAACCACAA AACTGGAGAAAGATGCTGTCTGAATTTCAAACCCTGTGGCCTTTTTGGCAAGGAATTGCACAAAGTTGAAGGCTACATTCTGGACAAAAG CAAAAAGAAGGTCTGTTCTCTCTATGGAAAGTGGACAGAGTGTATGTACATAGTGGATTCTGCTGCATTGGAGGCACATAAGAGAAGTGGGAAGAGGGCAGAGGAAAAGAAAAGCTGTAAACAG GGCTctggtgaggaggtggaggagattcCCCTACCAGAGGCTGACACCGTAGAGGTGATCCCAGGCAGCCAGCTCCTGTGGAGGATAGCCCCAAGACCAGAAAACTCTATAGAG ATGTACAGCTTCACGTCGTTTGCCATGCAACTGAATGAGCTGGATAAGGATATGGAGGGGCTCATCCCAAAGACAGACTGCAGGCTGAGGCCAGACATACGAGCCATGGAGAACGGAGATATTG ATCTTGCAAGTGAGGAGAAGAAGAGGctagaagagaaacagagagctgcACGCAAAACCCGTTCCAAATCTGATGACGAGTGGAAAACAAA GTGGTTTCATCAGGGTCAGAATCCCCACAACGGCTACCAGGACTGGTTGTTCTCCACTGGCTACTGGGACCGCAACTATTCTCTATTACCTGATATTTATTAA